The window TGGTGACGTTTCGCGCAGCGGGCCGCGCGTCGAGATGTGGTGACGGACTACGGGTACGTACCGGGTACTGCCTGCTTCGTGCACTGCTTCGTCGCTGTGCCGCTCACTGCGTAGTGCTGATGTCGCTGCGTAGTGCTGGTGTCGCTGCGTAGTGCTGGTGTCGCTGCGTACTGCTGCTCGTACTGCGTCCTGCTGTTCTCACCGCCTACTGCCGGTCGATCCGACCGCCGTACTGGTTGCCGCACTGACCGCCACGACGCCGGACGGGCACCGACGGCGCCGACGGACACCCGACCGCAGAACGCGCAGGGATGCCCGACCCCAAACTCTAACCCACCCGGGACGGTGAACGGCCCGGTTGACCCACGGACCGCGGACTCCCCCGCGCGCGCGGCCGTCCGCGGCCACCGGCCGCCCGGACCGCCTGCCGCCGAACGGTTCCCGGCGGTGGCGAGCCGCCCCGGAACGCCACATGCCCCCCGGCGTGAGCCGGGGGGCATGGGAGCGGTACGGACTACAGCGCGGTGGCGCTGCCGCCGGCCGAGGCCAGCTTGTCCTTCGCCGAGCCGGAGAACGCGTGTGCGCTCACCTGCAGCGACACCCCGGCGATGTCGCCGTCGCCGAGCACCTTGACCAGCTGGCCGCTGCGGACAGCGCCCTTGCCGACCAGGTCCTCGACGGACACGGAGCCACCCTGGGGGAACAGCGTCGCCAGCTGGCCGACGTTGACCACCTGGTAGGTGGTCCCGAAGCGGTTCTTGAAGCCCTTGAGCTTCGGGAGCCGCATGTGGATCGGGACCTGGCCACCCTCGAAACCGGCGGGGGTGTTCTTGCGGGCGCCGGTGCCCTTGGTGCCACGACCGGCGGTCTTGCCCTTGGAGCCCTCACCGCGGCCGAGACGGGTCTTGGCCGTCTTGGCGCCGGGGGCGGGCCGCAGGTGATGCAGCTTGATCGTCATTCGGAACCACCCACTTCTGAAACTTCCTCGACCTCGATCAGGTGCCGCACGGTGTGCAGGTAACCGCGGTTCACCGCGTTGTCCGGCACGACCACCGTGTGGTTGATCCTCTTCAGACCGAGCGAGCGGACGGTCTCCCGCTGGTTCGGCTTGACTCCGATGATGGAGCGCTTCTGCGTGACCTGGAAAGCCATGGTCAGACCCCCACTCGCGCCGAGAGGGCGTTGGCCTGGGCCAGCAGCATCTTGTGCGGAGCGACGTCCTCGACCGGGAGACCGCGGCGGGCCGCGACCTCTTCCGGACGGACCAGACCCTTCAGACCCGCGATCGTGGCGTGCACGATGTTGATCGGGTTGTCCGAGCCCAGCGACTTGCTGAGGATGTCGTGGATCCCCGCGCACTCCAGGACGGCACGCACCGGGCCACCGGCGATGACGCCGGTACCCGGGGAGGCCGGACGCAGCAGGACGACGCCGGCTGCGGCCTCCCCCTGGATCGGGTGCGGGATGGTGTCGCCGATGCGCGGCACCTTGAACATGCTCTTCTTGGCCTCTTCGACGCCCTTGGCGATGGCCGCGGGGATCTCCTTGGCCTTGCCGTAGCCGACGCCGACCGAGCCGTTGCCGTCGCCGACGACGACCAGGGCGGTGAAGCTGAAGCGACGACCACCCTTGACGACCTTGGCGACACGGTTCGTCGCCACGATGCGCTCGAGCAGCGGGTTCTTCTCTACCGGTGCGTCACGGCGGCCGTCGCGACGGCCTCCGTCACGACGGTCACGACGGTCACCGTCGCGAGCGCCGCCACCGGCGGCGTTGTTGTCGCGCCGTGCGGGTCCGGGCATCAGATGTCCCTCTCGATCTTCAAAACGTGCGGTGCAGTCATGTCAGAACTCCAGTCCGGCGCCGCGGGCGGCGTCGGCCAGAGCGGCGATCCGGCCGTGGTACTTGTCGCCACCACGGTCGAAGACCACGGTGGTGACGCCGGCGGCCTTGGCGCGGTCGGCGACGAGCTCGCCCACGCGCTTGGCCTTGGCGGTCTTGTCGGCGGTCAGCCCACGCAGATCGGCTTCCAGGCTCGAGGCCGACGCCAGGGTGTGACCCTGGGCGTCGTCGACGATCTGGGCGACGATGTGGCGCGCGGAGCGGGTGACCACGAGACGCGGCCGCGCGGCGTCGCCGACGACCTTCTTGCGCAGACGGAAGTGGCGGGTGGCCCGGGCCGTGGCCCGCTTCTGCGAGATGTTCTTGCCGGCGCGGACGCCGATCTCGGTGTTGCCTGTCTTGATAGCCATCGCTTACTTACCCGTCTTCCCGACCTTGCGCCGGACGACCTCGCCGGCGTACCGCACACCCTTGCCCTTGTACGGGTCGGGACGGCGCAACTTGCGGATGTTCGCGGCGACCTCGCCGACCAGCTGCTTGTCGATGCCCTCGACGCGGAAGCGGGTCGGGCTCTCGACCACGAACGTGATGCCCTCGGGCGCGGTGACCGGCACCGGGTGCGAGTAACCGAGGGAGAACACGAGGTTGCGACCCTCGGCGGCGACGCGGTAACCGACGCCGACGATCTCCATCGGCTTGACGTAGCCGGTGGTGACACCGACGACCATGTTGTTGACCAGCGTGCGGGTCAGGCCGTGACGGGCCCGGGAATCGCGCTCGTCGTCGGGACGGGTGACCGACAGCGTGCCGTCGGACTCCTTCGTCACCGAGATGGGCTCGACCACGACGTGGCTGAGGGCGCCCTTGGGGCCCTTGACCGCGACGGACGAACCGTTGATGTTGACCTCGACGCCCGCGGGAACGGGGATCGGGAGCCTACCGATACGAGACATGAGACCCTCCCCTACCAGACGTAGGCGAGGACTTCCCCGCCTACCTTCTTCTTGTGGGCCTGACGATCGGTCAGCAGACCGTCGGAGGTCGAGATGATGGCGATACCGAGACCGCCGAGGACCTTGGGGAGCTCGGTCGAGCGCGTGTAGATGCGCAGCCCGGGCTTGGAGACGCGCTTGATGCCGGCGAGCGAGCGCTCACGGCTGGGCCCGTACTTGAGGGTGATCTTGAGGGTCTTGCCGACCGTGGCGTCCTCGGTGGTCCAGGAGCCGATGTAGCCCTCCTTGACCAGGATGTCGGCGATGTGCCCCTTCAGCTTCGAGAAGGGCATCGTCACCTCATCGTGGAACGCCGAGTTGGCGTTGCGGATGCGCGTGAGCATGTCCGCGATGGGATCCGTCATTGACATAGCAGGTGTACTACCTCTCTCGCCCTGGTTCCCCGCCGGGGATTCCGGGTCGGGCCTGGGGCGAAGTGCGTCCCGGCCGGAGCCGGGACTGCCGATGCATCCGGCGGGCGGCCGGGTGCGGATGGGTGGTGCGGATGATGCGGAACGGCGTCCAGCCGGACCCGGGACGCCTCGCGGCTACCGGGCCCGGCTGGGACCGACTACCAGGAGGACTTGGTGATACCGGGCAGTTCGCCGGCGTGCGCCATGTCCCGCAGGCAGATGCGGCACAGACCGAACTTCTTGTACACCGAGTGCGGACGACCGCACTTGTTGCAGCGGGTGTACCCACGGACCTTGAACTTCGGGGTCTTCTTGGCCTTGTTGATCAGGGACGTCTTGGCCATGGTCAGTTCTCCTTGAAGGGGAAGCCGAGCTGCTTGAGCAGCGCACGGCCTTCGTCGTCGGTCGCGGCCGAGGTCACGACGGTGATGTCCATACCGCGCGGCCGGTCGATCCGGTCGATGTCGATCTCGTGGAACATCGACTGCTCGTTCAGACCGAACGTGTAGTTGCCGTTCCCGTCGAACTGGGTGGCCGACAGACCGCGGAAGTCACGGATACGCGGCAGCGCGATGGTCAGCAGCCGGTCCAGGAACTCCCACATCCGGTCGCCGCGCAGGGTGACCTTCGCGCCGATCGGCATGCCCTCACGGAGCTTGAACTGCGCGATCGACTTGCGGGCCTTGCGGACCAGCGGCTTCTGCCCGGTGATGGCCGAGAGGTCGCGGACGGCACCCTCGATCAGCTTCGAGTCACGCGCGGCCTCGCCGACGCCCATGTTGACGACGACCTTGACCACACCGGGGATCTGCATGATGTTGGCGTAGCTGAACTGCTCGTTCAGGCCGCTGCGGATCTCGTCGTTGTAGCGCTGCTTCAGCCGCGGGACCGGACGGGCGAACTCGTTGGTCGGGACACTGTTGATAGCGGTGGTCATTACAGCTCCTTCCCGGTCTTGCGCGAGAAGCGGATGCGACGGGACTCGTCGCCCTCCGTGCCCCGCTTGCCGACGCGCGTCGGCTTGCCGTCGTTGTCCACGACCATCACGTTGGAGATGTGGATCGCGGCTTCCTGGGTGACGATGCCGCCGGACTTCGCGCCACGCTCGGTGCTGGACACCTTGGTGTGCTTCTTGATCCGGTTGACGCCCTCGACGAGGACGCGCTGGGTGTCCGGGTAGGCCTGGATGACCTTGCCCTTGGCGCCCTTGTCCTTACCTGCGATCACCAGAACGGTGTCGCCCTTCTTCACCTTCATGGCCATGTTCAGAGCACCTCCGGTGCCAGCGAGATGATCTTCATGTAGCGCTTGTCGCGCAGTTCCCGGCCGACCGGCCCGAAGATGCGGGTACCACGGGGATCGCCGTCGGCCTTGATCAGCACAGCGGCGTTCTCGTCGAACTTGATGTAGGAGCCGTCCTGACGACGCTTCTCCTTGACGGTGCGGACGATGACGGCCTTGACCACATCGCCCTTCTTCACTCCGGCGCCGGGGATGGCGTCCTTCACGGTGGCGACGATGATGTCGCCGATGCCGGCGTAACGCCGCCCCGAGCCGCCGAGCACGCGGATGCACAGAATCTCCTTGGCGCCGGTGTTGTCAGCCACCCGGAGCCTGGACTCTTGCTGAATCACAGCAGCCCAACCTTCTCGTCTCTCCCGCGGCGTGCCGCGGGAACGTACGCACTGGTCTCGCCCTGAACCGCGGATCCGCCCTCGCGGTGCTCACCCTCGGGTGACCGGCCGCATGACACACGAAAAGACAAGAGGAAGTTCGAGCAGACGCTCGACTTTTCGCTCTTGTCCGTCGGCGTGACGCCGAACCACCCCGGACGGACCGGTGTGGTCAGAAGGCACAGATTCGGGAACTGACGACGTCCTGGCAGAATTTCCGACCCTGCCAGGCCAGAGGCAGGATGCTCGCGCACCCACACCCAAGGGTCCAGAGTACCGACGACACACCGGTTCACCAAATCTGCGCAGGTGGGAGTGCTCACCGCCCGCCGCGGCGACCGTCCCCGTCCCGGAATCTTCTCCGCCACCCGGTCGTTGACCACAGAGCCGGGTCGTTCCGGCCGCGACGATGGAGGAGAGACGATGACGACGCAGCGCGCGGTACTCGCCGGTGGGTGCTTCTGGGGCATGCAGGACCTGATCCGCAAGCAGCCGGGAGTGGTGTCCACCCGGGTCGGCTACACCGGTGGTCACACGCCGAACGCGACCTACCGCAACCACGGCAACCACGCCGAGGCGATCGAGATCGAGTACGACCCGGCGGTGACGACGTACCGGGATCTGCTGGAGTTCTTCTTCCAGATCCACGACCCGTCCACCCGCAACCGACAGGGCAACGACGTGGGCGCCAGCTACCGCTCCGCGATCTTCTACCTCGACGACGAGCAGCTGGCGACGGCGAAGGACACCATCGCCGACGTGGACGCATCCGGTCTGTGGCCGGGCAAGGTCGTGACCGAGGTGGTGCCGGCCGAGGAGTTCTGGGAGGCCGAGCCCGAGCACCAGGACTACCTCGAGCGGATGCCGTGGGGCTACACCTGCCACTTCCCCCGGCCGAACTGGAAGCTCCCGCGACGGGCCACCGTCAGCAGCTGACCCACCGCGACGAGCCCCGCTCCGGAACCTCTCGGGGCGGGGCTCTTCCGTCTCCGGTCCGCGGTCGGCGACCGATGCGCCCGCACCTCGCTCCCCCACCACGGGACCGATACGGTCACCGTGACGAAACCACGCCGGCCCCCCACACCCCCCTCTGACCCGGCGCGGAGCGCCACACCCCTGCGAGGACGAGCCGGAGGCGGTGACACCGTCGCCTGCCGACGCACCCACCCGCGGACAGCAGAAAGCCCCGCCCGGACGAACCGGAGCGGGGCTTTCCCGTGATGCAGACCTACTTGGCCTTCTCGAGCACCTCGACGAGGCGCCAGCGCTTGGTCGCCGACAGCGGCCGGGTCTCCATCAGCAGCACGCGGTCGCCGATACCGGCGATGCCGTTCTCGTCGTGCGCCTTGACCTTGGAGGTCCGGCGGATGACCTTGGAGTACCGCGGGTGCTTGACCCGGTCCTCCAGCGCCACCACGATCGTCTTGTCCATCTTGTCCGAGACGACGAGGCCCTCGCGGACCTTGCGGTCGTTGCGCTTCACGGCCGCCTCAGCAGTCTCGGCTGCCACTTCCTGCGACTCGCTCATGCGGTCACGCCCTTTCCGTCCGGCCCGACCGACAGGCCGAGTTCACGTTCGCGCATCACGGTGTAGATCCGCGCGATGTCGTGCTTCACCGTGCGCAACCGGCGGTTGTTGTCCATCTGGCCGGTGGCCATCTGGAACCGCAGGTTGAACAGCTCTTCCTTGGACTCGCGGAGCTTGATCAACAGCTCGTCCGCGTTCAGTTCACGCATCTCATTGGCTCCGGCCATCAGGATTCACCGCCCTCACGCGTCACGATTCGGCACTTCATCGGCAGCTTGTGGATCGCGCGGCGCAGAGCCTCGCGGGCCACCTCGTCATTCGGGTAACTCATCTCGAACAGCACGCGGCCGGGCTTGATGTTGGCCACCCACCACTCGGGCGAACCCTTACCGGAGCCCATGCGGACCTCGGCGGGCTTCTTGGTCAGCGGGCGGTCCGGGAAGATGTTGATCCAGACCTTGCCGCCACGCTTGATGTGCCGGTTGATGGCGATACGAGCGGACTCGATCTGCCGGTTGGTCACGTAGGCCGGCTCCAGAGCCTGGATGCCGTAGCTGCCGAACGTGACCGCGGTGCCACCGGTGGCCATGCCCGTCCGGTGCGGACGGTGCTGCTTGCGGTGCTTGACCTTGCGGGGGATCAGCATGGCTCAGGCCTCCGTCTCTGCGGGAACGGGCGTGGCCGCAGCCGCGACACTGCCGGCCTCGGGTGTGCCCTCGGCGGCGGCGCGACCGGCGTCGGTCGACGTCGGCGTGGTGCCCGAGGCACCCGAACGACGGCCACGCGGACGCTCGGCACGGTCGCCGCCACGGGCCGGACCACCGGCGGCGCGGGACGCGGCCGCAGCGGCCTCGGCCTTCTGCTCGCCGAGGGTGCCCAGCAGGTCACCCTTGTAGATCCAGACCTTGACGCCGATGCGGCCGAACGTGGTCTTGGCCTCGAAGAAGCCGTAGTCGATGTTCGCGCGGAGCGTGTGCAGCGGCACCCGACCTTCGCGGTAGAACTCCGAGCGGGACATCTCGGCCCCACCCAGACGGCCGGAGCACTTGACCCGGATGCCCTTGACGGCGCCCGAGCGCAGCGCGCTCTGCATGGACTTGCGCATCGCGCGACGGAAGCTGACGCGGTTAGACAGCTGCTCCGCGACGCCCTGGGCGACCAGCTGCGCATCCGACTCGGGGTTGCGGACCTCGAGGATGTTCAGCTGCACCTGCTTGCCGGTCAACTTCTCCAGCTGGGTGCGGATGCGGTCGGCCTCGGCGCCACGGCGGCCGATGACGATGCCGGGGCGGGCCGTGTGGATGTCCACCCGGACCCGGTCACGGGTGCGCTCGATCTCGACCTTGGAGATGCCGGCGCGGTCCATGCCCTTGGCCATCAGCTTGCGGATGGCGACGTCCTCGGCCACGTACTCGGCGTAGGCCTTGTCGGCGTACCAGCGCGAGCTCCAGTCGGTGGTGATACCGAGTCGGAAACCGTGCGGGTTGATCTTCTGACCCACTAGGAGGTCCTGCCCTTCTGGTTCTGCGCGGTGCCCTGGGCCCTGCGGGCCCGGTTGGACCCGCCGGTGTCCGCACCGGACACCGAGACGACTTCGATGGTGATGTGGCTGGAGCGCTTGCGGATCCGGAACGCGCGACCCTGGGCCCGCGGCTGGAAACGCTTGGCGGTCGGACCCTCGTCCACCGTCGCGGTCGCGATGACCAACGTGCTCCGGTCGAGACCGGCGTTGTTCTCGGCGTTGGCGGCGGCAGAGGCGATGACCTTCGACACCGGCTCGGCGGCGGCCTGCGGGGCGAACTTCAGGATCGTCAGTGCGTCCTCGACCGAGCGGCCGCGGACGAGGTCGACAACGCGCCTGACCTTCATCGGCGTCATGCGCACGTACCGCGCCTGCGCCCGGGCACCCTGGAGCGGTGCTCCCTGGGTGGCCCTTGTATCTGGGCGAGCATTCATTGGCTAATTCCTCGAATGATTTGTATTTCGGAAACGGATACGTGCGAACTAGCCGCGACGGGCGCGACGGTCTTCCTTGACGTGGCCCTTGAAGGTCCGCGTCGGGGCGAATTCGCCCAGCTTGTGACCGACCATCGACTCAGTGACGAACACCGGGACGTGCTTGCGGCCGTCGTGCACCGCGATCGTGTGTCCCAGCATGTCCGGGATGATCGTGGAGCGGCGTGACCAGGTCTTGATCACGGCCTTGGAGTTCTTGTCGTTGGCGACGTCCACCTTCTTGAGCAGGTGGTCGTCGACGAACGGGCCCTTCTTGAGGCTGCGTGGCATCGTGGTTTTCCTCCTACTCGGGTGTTAGCGCTTCTTACCGGACTTGCGCCGGCGGCGGACGATGAGGGCATCGCTGGCCTTGTTCGGCCGACGGGTGCGGCCTTCGGGCTTACCGGCCGGGTTGACCGGGTGGCGGCCACCGGAGGTCTTGCCCTCACCACCACCGTGCGGGTGGTCGACCGGGTTCATGGCGACACCACGGACGGAGGGGCGCTTGCCCTTCCAGCGCATACGGCCGGCCTTGCCCCAGTTGATGTTGCTCTGCTCGGCGTTGCCGACCTCGCCGATGGTGGCGCGGCAGCGGATGTCGACGTTGCGGACCTCACCCGACGGCAACCGGAGCTGCGCGTAGGGGCCGTCCTTGGCGACGAGCTGCACCTTCGACCCGGCGGAGCGGGCCATCTTGGCGCCGCCACCGGGGCGGAGCTCGATCGCGTGGATCACGGTGCCGACCGGGATGTTGCGCAGCGGGAGGTTGTTGCCGGGCTTGATGTCGGCCCCGGCCCCGGTCTCGACCTGCGCGCCCTGGACCAGCTTCTCCGGGGCGATGATGTAGCGCTTCTCGCCGTCCGCGAAGTGCAGCAGCGCGATGCGCGCGGTGCGGTTCGGGTCGTACTCGATGTGAGCGACCTTGGCCGGCACGCCGTCCTTGTCCGCGCGACGGAAGTCGATCAGACGGTAGGCGCGCTTGTGACCGCCACCCTGGTGCCGGGCGGTGACCCGACCGTGGACGTTGCGGCCGCCCTTGCTGTGCAGCGGCGCGATGAGGGACTTCTCGGGGGTCGTGCGGGTGATCTCGGAGAAATCCGCCACCGAGGAACCGCGACGACCCGGAGTCGTCGGCTTGTACTTACGAATGCCCATGTTGGTCTGTCTTCCCTATCCCGGCTCAGGCGCCCGTGAAGATCTCGATCGGCTTGCTGTCCGGGGACAGCGAGACGATCGCGCGCTTGGTCGACTTGCGGCTGCCGAAGCCGGCGCGGGTGCGCTTGCGCTTGCCCGTACGGTTCAGCGTGTTCACCGAGACGACCCGGACGGAGAAGATCTGCTCGATGGCGATCTTGATCTGCGTCTTGTTGGCGTCGGGGTGGACCTCGAAGGTGTACCGGCCGGACTCGAGAAGGCTGTAGCTCTTCTCCGAGACGACCGGCTTGAGGATGATGTCGCGAGGATCGGTGACGCTCACTTCTCCTCCTCCTTCTCTGCGGCGGGGGCCTTGGCCAGGCTGACCTCGGCGTCGTCGGCGGCGGTGAGCTCGGTGAGCTCGGCGGCGGTGACGACGGAGACCTGCTGGAACGCGAGGAACTCGTCGAGCGCGGACTTGGTGAAGACCACGTCGTCGGAGAGCAGCACGTCGTAGGTGTTGAGCTGGTCGGCGAAGAGCAGGTGCGTCTCCGGCAGGTTGCGCAGGCTCAGCCAGCCGGCCTCGTCGGTGCGCGACAGCACGATCAGCACGTTCTTGGACGTGGCCACCGCAGCGAGAGCGGCCCGGGCCGTCTTGGTGGACGGCGTGGTGCCCTCGACCAGCGACGACAGCACGTGCACGTTCCCGCCACGGGCCCGGTCGGAGAGGGCGCCGCGCAGCGCGGCGGCCTTCATCTTCTTCGGGACCTTCTGCGTGTAGTCACGCGGCTGCGGGCCGTGCGAGATGCCACCGCCGACGAACTGCGGCGAGCGGGTCGAGCCCTGGCGGGCGCGGCCGGTGCCCTTCTGGCGGTACGGCTTCTTGCCGCCACCGGAGACCTCGGCGCGCGTCTTCGTGGAGTGCGTGCCCTGGCGACCGGCGTTGAGCTGGGCCGTGACGACCTGGTGCATCAGCGGGATGCTGGCCTGGACGTCGAAGATGGTGTCCGGCAGCTCGACGGTGCCGGTGGCCTCGCCGGCCGGCGAGGTGATGGAGACGGTGGTCATCAGGCGCCCTTTCCAGCCTTGACAGCGGAACGGACCAGCAGCAGCCCGCCCTTGGGGCCGGGGACGGCACCCTTGATGAGCAGCAGGTTCTTGTCGGCGTCGACAGCGTGCACGGTGAGGTTCTGCGTCGTCACCTTGCTGTTGCCGTGGCGACCGGCCATCCGCATGCCCTTGAACACGCGACCGGGGGTCGAGCAACCGCCGATGGAGCCGGGCGAGCGGTGCTTGCGGTGCACACCGTGACCGGCGCCGAGGCCCTTGAAGCCGTGACGCTTCATGACACCCGCGGTGCCCTTGCCCTTGCTGGTGCCGGTGACGTCGACGGACACGCCCGCCTGGAACACCTCGGCCGCGGTGAGCTCCTGGCCCACCTCGTAGCCCGAGACGTCCTCGGTGCGCAGCTCGACGACGTGGCGACGCGGGGTCACACCGGCCTTGCTGAAGTGCCCGGTCTCGGGCTTGTTGACCTTGCGCGGGTCGATGGCGCCGAAGGCGAGCTGGACCGCGCTGTAGCCGTCCTTCTCCACCGTGCGCACCGCGGTGACGAGCACCGGGCCGGCGGCGACGACGGAGACCGGGACGACCCGGTTGTTCGCGTCGAAGACCTGGGTCATCCCGAGCTTGTGGCCCAGGATCCCCTTGATCGAGTCAGTCATTGGTTGAAACCTTTTCTCCTCGAGAGCACCCGAGGGGTCCGTGAGAATCCCTACTGGATGTTGACGTCGACCGACGCCGGCAGATCGATGCGCATCAGGGCGTCAACGGTCTTCGGGGTCGGATCGAGGATGTCAATCAGACGCTTGTGCGTACGCATCTCGAAGTGCTCGCGCGAGTCCTTGTACTTGTGCGGCGAGCGGATGACGCAGTACACGTTCTTCTCCGTCGGCAACGGCACCGGACCGACGACACGAGCACCCGTACGGGTCACTGTCTCGACGATCTTGCGCGCGGACGCGTCGATCGCCTCGTGGTCATAGGCCTTGAGCCTGATGCGGATCTTCTGTCCCGCCACGCTTGCCGTCCTTCTCATCTAGCTGCTCTGGTCGTTGTGGCGCGCATGCGCACGCCACTGCTGTTGGGCGGCCCCTCGGGGCCTTCCCGCCGCGGGCAAGACTCACCCGCCGCCACTATGGAGATGTCCAGGTCCTCCGGTCCACGCGGTCGGGCGTGTCGCCTTCGGCGCACACGGTTCAACCCTGCTCGGGCGGAACCCCCCGGTTGACCGGGGACCTTCCCCACGTCGGAGCCGGATGCGCTCGCGAGGAGCGCGACGGTACCGGTGTGGTCATCGCACATCGACTGTTGATCGGGCGACGCCGTCTGATGTAACCCTCGAGGACCGGCCCGGGCGAACCCGGACCCCCGCTCCGACATCGGAGCGCACCGCGGGGCTGACAGCACACAGCATCGACCTGGCAACAGGCAACCTGACAAGTATGCCTCAGCGGCCCGGGGAGATCAAATCACCGTGACGTCGTCGCGGCCGCGGCCGCGTCCGGCTCTCAGGTCTGCTTGACGTGCCGGGACCACGCGAAGCAGTACACGCCGAAGCAGGCGATGCCCAGCGCCAGCGCGGTGAGCAGGTACGGCCCGTACGGCTGCCCGTTCAGCGTGCGCAGGGCGGTGTCCAGACCGCCGGCCCGGTCGGGACTGTAGGTCAGGGCCGCGAGGAGGAAGAGCGCTCCGACGATGGCCAGCACGACTCCCTTGGCCGCGTACCCCACCTGACCGAGCCGCACGACGCCCTGCCCCACTCCCCCGGCGAGGTCGCGGGTGAACTTGCGGGACAGGCCGCGGTAGACGAGCCGACCGCCGGCCACGATCACCACGACCCCCAGGGCGATGACCAGGATGCGGCCGGTGCTGCTGCCCATCAGCGAGGCGGTCATCTCCTTCTGGGTGTCGCCGGACGACGACGAACCGGTGACCACGCGCACGGCACTGACCCCCAGCGCGACGTAGAGCACCACCTTGCCGGCGGATCCGACGCGTTTCACCGTGCGCTTGCGGCCCTCCTCGCGGTCGCGATGGCCCCAGAGCGCTTCGAACAACTGCCACACGGCGAGGGCGAAGAGGCCGACGGCGACCACCCACAGGGTGATCCGGCCGAGGGTGGTGGACGCGAGCTCCTGGAAGGCACCCTGCTGCGAGGCCTCCTCCTGCCGCCCGAACCAGGCCAGCTGCACGGCCAGCCAGGCGACGACCAGGTGGACCACCCCGTAGGAGATCAACCCGACCCTGACCAGCAGGCGGAAGGCGTCACTGCTCTGCACGTCCCGCCCGGCCCGCTCGGCCTGGTCCGAGGCGCGCCCGGCGGCCCGGCGGGTGTTGTCGGCTGCGGTCACTGCGACCTTCTCTCGGGAGGGCACCGCGGACGGCGCCGGGGGCACGGCGCGTGAGCGCCGTGGCATCGCAGGTCCCGGCGCGGCC is drawn from Nakamurella deserti and contains these coding sequences:
- the rplO gene encoding 50S ribosomal protein L15, with the translated sequence MTIKLHHLRPAPGAKTAKTRLGRGEGSKGKTAGRGTKGTGARKNTPAGFEGGQVPIHMRLPKLKGFKNRFGTTYQVVNVGQLATLFPQGGSVSVEDLVGKGAVRSGQLVKVLGDGDIAGVSLQVSAHAFSGSAKDKLASAGGSATAL
- the rpmD gene encoding 50S ribosomal protein L30 — its product is MAFQVTQKRSIIGVKPNQRETVRSLGLKRINHTVVVPDNAVNRGYLHTVRHLIEVEEVSEVGGSE
- the rpsE gene encoding 30S ribosomal protein S5: MPGPARRDNNAAGGGARDGDRRDRRDGGRRDGRRDAPVEKNPLLERIVATNRVAKVVKGGRRFSFTALVVVGDGNGSVGVGYGKAKEIPAAIAKGVEEAKKSMFKVPRIGDTIPHPIQGEAAAGVVLLRPASPGTGVIAGGPVRAVLECAGIHDILSKSLGSDNPINIVHATIAGLKGLVRPEEVAARRGLPVEDVAPHKMLLAQANALSARVGV
- the rplR gene encoding 50S ribosomal protein L18; its protein translation is MAIKTGNTEIGVRAGKNISQKRATARATRHFRLRKKVVGDAARPRLVVTRSARHIVAQIVDDAQGHTLASASSLEADLRGLTADKTAKAKRVGELVADRAKAAGVTTVVFDRGGDKYHGRIAALADAARGAGLEF
- the rplF gene encoding 50S ribosomal protein L6; amino-acid sequence: MSRIGRLPIPVPAGVEVNINGSSVAVKGPKGALSHVVVEPISVTKESDGTLSVTRPDDERDSRARHGLTRTLVNNMVVGVTTGYVKPMEIVGVGYRVAAEGRNLVFSLGYSHPVPVTAPEGITFVVESPTRFRVEGIDKQLVGEVAANIRKLRRPDPYKGKGVRYAGEVVRRKVGKTGK
- the rpsH gene encoding 30S ribosomal protein S8 — translated: MSMTDPIADMLTRIRNANSAFHDEVTMPFSKLKGHIADILVKEGYIGSWTTEDATVGKTLKITLKYGPSRERSLAGIKRVSKPGLRIYTRSTELPKVLGGLGIAIISTSDGLLTDRQAHKKKVGGEVLAYVW
- a CDS encoding type Z 30S ribosomal protein S14, with the protein product MAKTSLINKAKKTPKFKVRGYTRCNKCGRPHSVYKKFGLCRICLRDMAHAGELPGITKSSW
- the rplE gene encoding 50S ribosomal protein L5, with the translated sequence MTTAINSVPTNEFARPVPRLKQRYNDEIRSGLNEQFSYANIMQIPGVVKVVVNMGVGEAARDSKLIEGAVRDLSAITGQKPLVRKARKSIAQFKLREGMPIGAKVTLRGDRMWEFLDRLLTIALPRIRDFRGLSATQFDGNGNYTFGLNEQSMFHEIDIDRIDRPRGMDITVVTSAATDDEGRALLKQLGFPFKEN
- the rplX gene encoding 50S ribosomal protein L24; this encodes MKVKKGDTVLVIAGKDKGAKGKVIQAYPDTQRVLVEGVNRIKKHTKVSSTERGAKSGGIVTQEAAIHISNVMVVDNDGKPTRVGKRGTEGDESRRIRFSRKTGKEL
- the rplN gene encoding 50S ribosomal protein L14; the encoded protein is MIQQESRLRVADNTGAKEILCIRVLGGSGRRYAGIGDIIVATVKDAIPGAGVKKGDVVKAVIVRTVKEKRRQDGSYIKFDENAAVLIKADGDPRGTRIFGPVGRELRDKRYMKIISLAPEVL
- the msrA gene encoding peptide-methionine (S)-S-oxide reductase MsrA — its product is MTTQRAVLAGGCFWGMQDLIRKQPGVVSTRVGYTGGHTPNATYRNHGNHAEAIEIEYDPAVTTYRDLLEFFFQIHDPSTRNRQGNDVGASYRSAIFYLDDEQLATAKDTIADVDASGLWPGKVVTEVVPAEEFWEAEPEHQDYLERMPWGYTCHFPRPNWKLPRRATVSS
- the rpsQ gene encoding 30S ribosomal protein S17 gives rise to the protein MSESQEVAAETAEAAVKRNDRKVREGLVVSDKMDKTIVVALEDRVKHPRYSKVIRRTSKVKAHDENGIAGIGDRVLLMETRPLSATKRWRLVEVLEKAK
- the rpmC gene encoding 50S ribosomal protein L29 — encoded protein: MAGANEMRELNADELLIKLRESKEELFNLRFQMATGQMDNNRRLRTVKHDIARIYTVMRERELGLSVGPDGKGVTA
- the rplP gene encoding 50S ribosomal protein L16 yields the protein MLIPRKVKHRKQHRPHRTGMATGGTAVTFGSYGIQALEPAYVTNRQIESARIAINRHIKRGGKVWINIFPDRPLTKKPAEVRMGSGKGSPEWWVANIKPGRVLFEMSYPNDEVAREALRRAIHKLPMKCRIVTREGGES